In one Corallococcus silvisoli genomic region, the following are encoded:
- a CDS encoding HEAT repeat domain-containing protein, with the protein MADVRPIIGMGALGEIISDKTELAKGAALFDGKQLTHLSRYENRLFADAAGSGATPYKVSLVFGEARSDVKGRCSCMAARSRPFCKHAAALLVAWARAPQAFVTAEAAPVAPAGTGGAKKSVKKGKAETGELMKAGVAQVSTLVRELGLSGVASLGAERPEQVRALGEALRANGLRRLSARAVELAGLLDAAAARTGTFEAPVYTDLVADMLLTARKVEKHLGGDALEPRHVEELIGRTWTKKDRTPVTGLTLVEYAFSSRVTPDRFLVRESRFVDLVSGGHYSEKQILPASLKTVEPKKSRAGFVLQGAVGGQYPGFAPHRLDLESWTGGTPVDRASLERLVEVALPDVGAVMAAFQEHRKDVFAPDLLPVAVRVETLLASGARSQFVDGAGRGLFLPVDASLEEPLAGALEDAKLLAVLGDVGLEAALPTLFPTALVVRTPEGLDLRPLGRSEDAPVSPRRRGRVRAPVTPNALPRSGWAEAARAAGASRAAIALAEVRDELADAFASGLSAVGPRAVEPLVARLQELGLEKPGALLDALARRPDLVERLDDFIKVYQVLGIALVRLSGAVQVETSALESVPTHPSIRVHRSEEVLSPGEAMVRRARGELTRYESAAHAARYYARLGADALTRDYYPAWSDGAASAFVARTVAARGEAALDAVRDALAEHHSRMVRRTAIRVLGAMGGVQARRELDAMTRKGHDAGLRLFAKETLEDVHARETGEAAVAELLKRRRERAVPLVQAALSETTKEERGAAVGRLAELGSAAMPALRQVLHGDPSREVRREAAEALARMGDAEVIDRFVQLVQGRSHDDTEAKHAVYALGMLGDVRGAEALLVAFADGWKPGVVAEAMRTLGLALLQPALNLAETRPEVLERQALRGLFEKFNPAALAKELLARVEASRESTDLVDRAAVYLKVAAQNAAVGKQVAARLLALPSVADDKALSKLAKKLL; encoded by the coding sequence GCGGCGCTGTTCGACGGCAAGCAGCTCACCCACCTGTCCCGGTATGAGAACCGGCTGTTCGCGGACGCGGCGGGTTCAGGGGCGACGCCGTACAAGGTCTCGCTTGTCTTCGGCGAGGCGCGCTCGGACGTGAAGGGGCGGTGCTCGTGCATGGCGGCGCGCTCGCGTCCCTTCTGCAAGCACGCGGCGGCGCTGCTGGTGGCGTGGGCGCGGGCGCCGCAGGCCTTCGTCACCGCGGAGGCCGCCCCGGTCGCGCCGGCGGGGACGGGCGGCGCGAAGAAGAGCGTGAAGAAGGGCAAGGCGGAGACGGGCGAGCTGATGAAGGCGGGCGTGGCGCAGGTGTCCACGCTGGTGCGCGAGCTGGGCCTGTCGGGCGTGGCGTCGCTGGGCGCGGAGCGTCCCGAGCAGGTGCGGGCCCTGGGCGAGGCGCTGCGGGCCAACGGCCTGCGGCGGCTGTCGGCGCGGGCGGTGGAGCTGGCGGGCCTGCTGGACGCGGCGGCGGCCCGCACGGGGACGTTCGAGGCGCCGGTGTACACGGACCTGGTGGCGGACATGCTGCTCACGGCGCGCAAGGTGGAGAAGCACCTGGGCGGCGACGCGCTGGAGCCCCGCCACGTGGAGGAGCTGATTGGAAGGACGTGGACGAAGAAGGACCGGACGCCCGTCACCGGGCTGACGCTGGTGGAGTACGCGTTCTCCTCGCGCGTCACGCCGGACAGGTTCCTCGTCCGGGAGAGCCGCTTCGTGGACCTGGTGTCGGGCGGCCACTACAGCGAGAAGCAGATCCTCCCCGCGTCCCTCAAGACGGTGGAGCCCAAGAAGAGCCGCGCGGGCTTCGTGCTCCAGGGCGCGGTGGGCGGGCAGTACCCGGGCTTCGCGCCGCACCGGCTGGACCTGGAGTCGTGGACGGGCGGGACGCCGGTGGACCGCGCGTCGCTGGAGCGGCTGGTGGAGGTCGCGCTCCCGGACGTAGGCGCGGTGATGGCGGCCTTCCAGGAGCACCGCAAGGACGTGTTCGCGCCGGACCTGCTGCCGGTGGCGGTGCGGGTGGAGACGCTGCTGGCCAGCGGGGCCCGCTCCCAGTTCGTGGACGGCGCGGGGCGGGGGCTCTTCCTGCCCGTGGATGCCTCGCTGGAGGAGCCGCTGGCCGGGGCCCTGGAGGACGCGAAGCTGCTGGCGGTGCTGGGGGACGTGGGCCTGGAGGCGGCGCTCCCCACGCTGTTCCCCACCGCCCTGGTGGTGCGGACGCCGGAGGGCCTGGACCTGCGCCCGCTGGGCCGCTCCGAGGACGCGCCCGTGTCGCCCCGGCGTCGAGGCCGTGTCCGCGCGCCCGTCACGCCGAACGCGCTGCCCCGCAGCGGGTGGGCGGAGGCGGCGCGAGCGGCGGGCGCGTCGCGGGCGGCCATCGCGCTGGCGGAGGTTCGCGACGAACTGGCGGATGCGTTCGCGAGCGGCCTGTCCGCGGTGGGGCCCCGCGCGGTGGAGCCGCTGGTGGCCCGACTCCAGGAGCTGGGGTTGGAGAAGCCGGGGGCGCTGCTGGACGCGCTGGCGCGGCGGCCGGACCTGGTGGAGCGGCTGGACGACTTCATCAAGGTGTACCAGGTGCTGGGCATCGCGCTGGTGCGGCTGTCGGGCGCGGTGCAGGTGGAGACGTCCGCGCTGGAGTCCGTGCCCACGCACCCGAGCATCCGCGTGCACCGGTCGGAGGAGGTGCTGTCGCCGGGCGAGGCCATGGTGCGCCGGGCGCGCGGGGAGCTGACGCGCTACGAGTCGGCGGCGCACGCGGCGCGCTACTACGCCCGCCTGGGCGCGGACGCCCTCACGCGGGACTACTACCCCGCCTGGAGCGACGGCGCGGCGAGCGCCTTCGTGGCGCGGACGGTGGCGGCGCGGGGCGAGGCGGCGCTGGACGCCGTGCGGGACGCGCTGGCGGAGCACCACAGCCGGATGGTGCGCCGCACCGCCATCCGCGTGCTGGGCGCGATGGGCGGAGTCCAGGCGCGGCGCGAGCTGGACGCGATGACGCGCAAGGGGCATGACGCGGGCCTGCGCCTGTTCGCGAAGGAGACGCTGGAGGACGTGCACGCCCGGGAGACCGGCGAGGCGGCGGTGGCGGAGCTCTTGAAGCGCCGCCGGGAGCGGGCGGTGCCGCTGGTGCAGGCCGCGCTCTCCGAGACGACGAAGGAGGAGCGGGGCGCGGCGGTGGGGCGGCTGGCGGAGCTGGGCTCGGCGGCGATGCCCGCGCTGCGCCAGGTGCTGCATGGAGACCCTTCGCGCGAGGTGCGGCGCGAGGCGGCGGAGGCGCTGGCCCGGATGGGGGACGCGGAGGTCATCGACCGGTTCGTCCAACTGGTGCAGGGCCGGAGCCACGACGACACCGAGGCCAAGCACGCGGTGTACGCGCTGGGCATGCTGGGCGATGTGCGTGGCGCGGAGGCCCTGCTGGTGGCGTTCGCGGATGGGTGGAAGCCCGGCGTGGTCGCGGAGGCCATGCGCACGCTGGGGTTGGCCCTCCTCCAGCCCGCGCTGAACCTGGCGGAGACGCGCCCGGAGGTGCTGGAGCGGCAGGCGCTGCGCGGCCTCTTCGAGAAGTTCAACCCGGCCGCCCTGGCGAAGGAGCTGCTCGCGCGCGTGGAGGCGTCGCGCGAAAGCACGGACCTCGTCGACCGCGCGGCGGTGTACCTGAAGGTCGCGGCCCAGAACGCGGCGGTGGGAAAGCAGGTGGCCGCGCGCCTCCTGGCCCTGCCCTCCGTGGCGGACGACAAGGCCCTGTCCAAGCTGGCGAAGAAGCTGCTCTGA
- a CDS encoding class I SAM-dependent methyltransferase yields the protein MTDNAPPPVPGPRHDDALDAYDLPFLERLSLQLQGVVIAVVLRVTDLLLLLFRPRLLRPYLGLWWQRILRTPYRARRTFEMARVLQASGQSFRELMYGETPLVTALRFLKQAGVGPGSRVVDLGAGRGRVLLAARWLGAGAHGVELLADHVARVEPWLRPAGITLTVGDMTREPLTDATHVFCNWVAFSPETKARLVSHLRTCSPGTRIITVTRPILAEGFTRQVHHWMLFTWGFEKVWLQEYRPDAITAPRQ from the coding sequence ATGACGGACAACGCCCCTCCCCCTGTACCGGGCCCGCGTCACGACGACGCGCTGGACGCGTACGACCTGCCGTTCCTGGAGCGGCTCTCGCTCCAGCTCCAGGGCGTCGTCATCGCCGTCGTGCTGCGTGTCACCGACCTGCTGCTGCTCCTCTTTCGACCCCGGCTCCTGCGGCCGTACCTGGGGCTGTGGTGGCAGCGCATCCTGCGCACGCCCTACCGCGCGCGGCGCACCTTTGAGATGGCCCGCGTGCTCCAGGCGTCGGGCCAGTCGTTCCGCGAGCTGATGTACGGCGAGACGCCGCTCGTGACGGCGCTGCGCTTCTTGAAGCAGGCGGGCGTGGGTCCTGGCAGCCGGGTGGTGGACCTGGGCGCGGGGCGAGGGCGGGTGCTGCTCGCCGCGCGCTGGCTGGGCGCCGGGGCGCATGGCGTGGAGTTGCTCGCGGACCACGTGGCGCGCGTGGAGCCCTGGCTGAGGCCCGCGGGCATCACCCTGACCGTGGGCGACATGACCCGCGAACCGCTCACGGATGCGACCCATGTCTTCTGCAACTGGGTGGCGTTCAGCCCAGAGACGAAGGCTCGCCTCGTCTCCCACCTTCGCACCTGCTCACCCGGAACCCGCATCATCACGGTCACGCGCCCCATCCTGGCGGAAGGCTTCACCAGACAGGTTCACCACTGGATGCTCTTCACCTGGGGCTTCGAGAAAGTCTGGCTTCAAGAATACCGCCCGGACGCAATCACAGCGCCGCGACAGTGA
- a CDS encoding trypsin-like serine peptidase — MHLLSKCRTAFTAAVFVLGVAGGAAQAAPGASADPSDNAGSRTFAAQSEIAAVLAYWTPERMAAAIPADVPATSGTAPISLRRTPEDKAVGVVDGAEPRGGVPMGAADIHSMSGRIFYTGDQGGNYSCSGSTVNSNGKRVVFTAGHCVHGGGAGRGWHTNWVFVPAYHAGSPYGVWTSYQLWAKNGWINNGDRAYDVAAVVMNPRNGVRIVDAVGGQGIKWGIGYGQYIYQFGYPSNPPYDGSQLYYCNGSTWNEGGFPTISCTMTGGASGGPWLESYGQTFWAYLYSVNSWLFWNPDPSHVYKWQGPYFSYDTAGSLFDTVKDM, encoded by the coding sequence ATGCACCTCTTGTCGAAATGCCGTACCGCCTTCACCGCCGCGGTGTTCGTGCTGGGAGTGGCGGGGGGCGCGGCCCAGGCGGCGCCGGGGGCTTCGGCGGACCCCTCGGACAACGCGGGTTCGCGCACGTTCGCGGCGCAGTCGGAGATCGCCGCGGTGCTCGCGTACTGGACGCCGGAGCGGATGGCCGCCGCCATCCCCGCGGACGTGCCGGCCACGTCGGGGACGGCGCCCATCAGCCTGCGGCGGACGCCGGAGGACAAGGCGGTGGGGGTCGTGGACGGCGCGGAGCCTCGCGGTGGCGTGCCCATGGGGGCGGCGGACATCCACTCGATGAGCGGCCGCATCTTCTACACGGGCGACCAGGGCGGGAACTATTCCTGTTCGGGCAGCACGGTGAACAGCAATGGCAAGCGGGTGGTCTTCACCGCGGGCCACTGCGTGCACGGCGGCGGGGCGGGGCGGGGCTGGCACACCAACTGGGTCTTCGTGCCGGCGTACCACGCGGGGTCGCCGTACGGCGTCTGGACGTCGTACCAGCTGTGGGCGAAGAACGGGTGGATCAACAACGGGGACCGCGCCTACGACGTGGCGGCGGTGGTGATGAACCCTCGCAACGGCGTGCGCATCGTGGACGCGGTGGGCGGCCAGGGCATCAAGTGGGGCATCGGCTACGGGCAATACATCTACCAGTTCGGCTACCCGTCGAACCCGCCCTATGACGGCTCGCAGCTCTATTACTGCAATGGCAGCACCTGGAACGAAGGGGGCTTCCCCACCATCAGCTGCACCATGACGGGCGGCGCCAGCGGCGGCCCGTGGCTGGAGAGCTATGGGCAGACGTTCTGGGCGTATCTGTATTCGGTCAACAGCTGGCTGTTCTGGAACCCGGACCCCAGCCACGTCTACAAGTGGCAGGGCCCGTACTTCAGCTACGACACGGCCGGCAGCCTCTTCGACACCGTGAAGGACATGTAG
- a CDS encoding M20/M25/M40 family metallo-hydrolase, which produces MRFLPLVAVLLALGPSHAASSRPAPKDALRTLLAELVAADTSNPPGNETAAAQVAARWLRDAGIESELIEPSPGRGNLLVRLKGNGQGRPVLVLAHLDTVPAVPAEWATDPWKLTEKDGLLHGRGVQDNKGMAAASILALRRLKQEGGPRSRDILLYLGADEEVGSGQGLDWMMEHRPELKEAEFALNEGGLTELSPDRGAVRFVALQAAERVSRNVTLKATGPGGHSSAPPVDAGPLVRVAAAVARVGALTFPAHLTPAARLHVQGRAPSTPGELGEALRRIAAAPDAPPEEAVATVARLEPALGAVLRTTCVPTVFKAGTRSNVIPATAEATVNCRLLPDADAQAVRERIVGAVNDPDIQVEMDVSPPDSPMSPVGDNAMFRAVKAAAAQVWPKAPVLPRMSTGTTESATLRRAGIHAYGIDLFALTPEDARTAHAPNERVPVASLQPGAEFVYLTLKHLTR; this is translated from the coding sequence ATGCGCTTCCTGCCCCTCGTCGCCGTCCTGCTCGCGCTGGGTCCAAGCCACGCCGCGTCATCCCGCCCGGCGCCGAAGGACGCGCTGCGGACCCTGCTCGCGGAGCTGGTCGCCGCGGACACGTCCAACCCGCCCGGCAACGAGACGGCCGCGGCCCAGGTGGCGGCGCGCTGGCTGCGCGACGCGGGCATCGAGTCGGAGCTCATCGAGCCCTCGCCCGGACGCGGCAACCTGCTGGTGCGCCTGAAGGGGAATGGACAGGGCAGGCCGGTCCTCGTGCTCGCGCACCTGGACACGGTGCCCGCCGTGCCCGCCGAGTGGGCCACCGACCCATGGAAGCTCACGGAGAAGGACGGCCTGCTCCACGGGCGCGGCGTGCAGGACAACAAGGGCATGGCGGCGGCGAGCATCCTCGCGCTGCGCCGCCTGAAGCAGGAGGGCGGCCCGCGCTCGCGCGACATCCTCCTGTACCTGGGCGCGGACGAGGAGGTGGGTTCGGGGCAGGGACTGGACTGGATGATGGAGCACCGCCCGGAGCTGAAGGAGGCGGAGTTCGCGCTCAACGAAGGCGGCCTCACGGAGCTGTCCCCGGACCGCGGGGCGGTGCGCTTCGTGGCGCTCCAGGCCGCGGAGCGCGTGTCCCGCAACGTGACGCTCAAGGCCACGGGACCTGGAGGTCACTCCTCCGCGCCGCCCGTGGACGCGGGGCCGCTGGTGCGCGTGGCCGCGGCGGTGGCGCGCGTGGGGGCCCTCACCTTCCCCGCCCACCTCACGCCCGCCGCGCGGCTCCACGTGCAGGGCCGAGCGCCTTCGACGCCGGGGGAGCTGGGAGAGGCCCTGCGCCGCATCGCGGCCGCGCCGGACGCACCGCCGGAGGAGGCGGTGGCCACGGTGGCGAGGCTGGAGCCCGCGCTGGGGGCCGTGCTGCGCACCACCTGCGTGCCCACCGTGTTCAAGGCGGGCACGCGCTCCAACGTCATCCCCGCCACCGCCGAGGCCACCGTCAACTGCCGCCTCCTGCCGGACGCGGACGCGCAGGCCGTGCGGGAGCGCATCGTCGGCGCGGTGAACGACCCGGACATCCAGGTGGAGATGGACGTGTCGCCGCCGGACTCGCCCATGTCGCCCGTGGGTGACAACGCGATGTTCCGCGCGGTGAAGGCCGCCGCGGCGCAGGTGTGGCCGAAGGCGCCGGTGCTGCCGCGCATGTCCACCGGCACCACCGAATCCGCCACGCTGCGCCGCGCGGGCATCCACGCCTATGGCATCGACCTGTTCGCCCTCACGCCCGAGGACGCGCGCACCGCCCACGCCCCCAACGAGCGCGTCCCCGTGGCGTCGCTCCAGCCCGGCGCGGAGTTCGTCTACCTCACGCTGAAGCACCTGACGCGCTGA
- a CDS encoding dipeptide epimerase: MASPLSFRTVELPLRHAWTISRGTSTVKRNVFVELRAEGHVGHGEAAPNVRYGESWETVEAALHQLAPVLEGRDLRAFRDVSEALDAALPDNPAAKAAVDLALHDLAGKVLGVPLYRMLGVNPRQQPVTSMSIGIDAPETLAVKVREAADFPVLKVKLEADRVREVFGTVRALTAQAIRVDANEAWTPDAALAHIQWLSTQGVELVEQPLPAADVDGAKWLRARSPLPLVADESLTKASDVPKLAEGFHGINVKLQKSGGIREALRIIETARACGLKVMLGCMVETGLGIAAGAQLAPLVDWVDLDGNLLLADDPYRAHPVVAGRIQLGDGAGLGVELR, from the coding sequence ATGGCCTCGCCGTTGAGCTTTCGCACCGTGGAACTGCCGCTGCGCCACGCCTGGACCATCTCCCGAGGCACGAGCACGGTGAAGCGCAACGTGTTCGTGGAGCTGCGCGCGGAGGGACACGTGGGCCACGGCGAGGCCGCGCCCAACGTGCGCTATGGCGAGTCGTGGGAGACGGTGGAGGCGGCGCTCCACCAGCTGGCGCCGGTGCTGGAGGGCCGCGACCTGCGCGCCTTCCGCGACGTGTCCGAGGCGCTGGACGCGGCGCTGCCGGACAACCCCGCGGCGAAGGCGGCGGTGGACCTGGCGCTGCATGACCTGGCGGGCAAGGTGCTGGGCGTGCCGCTGTACCGGATGCTGGGCGTCAATCCCCGCCAGCAGCCGGTGACGAGCATGTCCATTGGCATCGACGCGCCGGAGACGCTGGCGGTGAAGGTGCGCGAGGCGGCGGACTTTCCCGTGCTCAAGGTGAAGCTGGAGGCGGACCGCGTGCGGGAGGTGTTCGGCACGGTGCGCGCGCTGACGGCGCAGGCGATCCGCGTGGACGCGAACGAGGCGTGGACGCCGGACGCGGCGCTGGCGCACATCCAGTGGCTGTCCACGCAGGGCGTGGAGCTGGTGGAGCAGCCGCTGCCGGCGGCGGACGTGGACGGGGCGAAGTGGCTGCGCGCGCGCTCGCCACTGCCGCTGGTGGCGGACGAGTCGCTGACGAAGGCGTCGGACGTGCCGAAGCTGGCGGAGGGCTTTCACGGCATCAACGTGAAGCTCCAGAAGAGCGGCGGCATCCGCGAGGCGCTGCGCATCATCGAGACGGCGCGCGCGTGCGGCTTGAAGGTGATGCTGGGCTGCATGGTGGAGACGGGCCTGGGCATCGCGGCGGGCGCGCAGTTGGCGCCGCTGGTGGACTGGGTGGACCTGGACGGAAACCTGCTGCTCGCGGATGACCCGTACCGCGCGCACCCGGTGGTGGCGGGCCGCATCCAGCTGGGGGACGGCGCGGGCCTGGGCGTGGAGCTCCGGTGA
- a CDS encoding DUF819 family protein yields MTPPLIQDPMAVLAVLLAVLAGLYALQRLPAVERFFNVVPLLVFAYFVPTLLSNTGVIPTESELYRFTRVYLLPASLVLLVLSVDLPAIARLGRDALGVFLAGSVGIMVGGPLAYLALGWLVPAELGEQAWKGLAALSGSWIGGSANFVAIGQSVGALDSTLSMLVVVDVGVSNVWTAVLLSFAGREQAMDASIGADRTALDRVREESARLQAATARPASLSDLLSMLAVAFGVTMACTALAKRLPDLGSVVTGFTWVVLLVTTVGVVLSFTPVRRLEGAGASRMGSLFLYLLVATIGAQAEFRRLWDAPALVAVGAVWMCIHAAVTMGARRWLRAPVFFAAVGSQANVGGTASASVVAAAFHPALAPVGVLLAVLGYVLGTYCGLVTALMLEQVYRWIH; encoded by the coding sequence GTGACGCCGCCGCTCATCCAGGATCCGATGGCGGTCCTCGCCGTGCTGCTCGCGGTGCTGGCGGGGCTGTATGCCTTGCAGCGCCTCCCGGCGGTGGAGCGGTTCTTCAACGTCGTGCCGCTGCTGGTGTTCGCGTACTTCGTGCCGACGCTGCTGTCGAACACGGGCGTCATCCCCACGGAGTCGGAGCTGTACCGCTTCACGCGCGTGTACCTCCTGCCGGCGAGCCTGGTGTTGCTGGTGCTGTCGGTGGACCTGCCCGCCATCGCCCGGTTGGGCCGCGACGCGCTGGGGGTGTTCCTGGCGGGCTCCGTGGGCATCATGGTGGGCGGGCCGCTGGCGTATCTGGCGTTGGGGTGGCTGGTGCCGGCGGAGCTGGGGGAGCAGGCGTGGAAGGGCTTGGCGGCCCTCAGCGGGTCGTGGATTGGCGGCAGCGCGAACTTCGTGGCCATTGGCCAGAGCGTGGGGGCGCTGGACAGCACGTTGAGCATGCTGGTGGTGGTGGACGTGGGCGTGTCCAACGTGTGGACGGCGGTGCTGCTGTCCTTCGCCGGGCGGGAGCAGGCGATGGATGCGAGCATCGGCGCGGACAGGACGGCGCTGGACCGGGTGCGGGAGGAGTCCGCGCGGCTCCAGGCGGCCACCGCCCGGCCCGCGAGCCTGTCGGACCTGCTGTCGATGCTGGCGGTGGCCTTCGGCGTGACGATGGCGTGCACGGCGCTGGCGAAGCGGCTGCCAGACCTGGGCAGCGTGGTGACGGGCTTCACCTGGGTGGTGCTGCTGGTGACGACGGTGGGCGTGGTGCTGTCGTTCACGCCGGTGCGCCGGCTGGAGGGGGCGGGGGCCAGCCGCATGGGCTCGCTGTTCCTGTACCTGCTGGTGGCGACGATTGGCGCGCAGGCGGAGTTCCGGCGGCTGTGGGACGCGCCCGCGCTGGTGGCGGTGGGCGCGGTGTGGATGTGCATCCACGCGGCGGTGACGATGGGCGCGCGGCGGTGGCTGAGGGCGCCGGTGTTCTTCGCGGCGGTGGGCTCGCAGGCGAACGTGGGCGGCACGGCCTCCGCGTCGGTGGTGGCGGCGGCCTTCCACCCCGCGCTCGCCCCGGTGGGCGTGCTGCTGGCGGTGCTGGGGTACGTGCTGGGGACCTACTGTGGGCTGGTGACGGCCCTGATGCTGGAGCAGGTGTACCGGTGGATCCACTGA
- a CDS encoding serine hydrolase yields MRKVLLAAGLLAMGGCATAPEAGAPRETLRTVVESLGQEAARLSPGTDLALAVTDLRTGESASFAGATPHISASSAKVFWVAAALRQHDVETVAPLAEKVFRTSDNEASGEVIDRVGGPDAINVYLQGLGLRNTALTKWNYGKPRWATNSPRVMQNDNYFCAEDMVSFLARLDRRELLTPKPTARLLGWMELTPREGCGGWLGTRLPASARASLQHKGGWLPPGCCSDDARYNVLNEVGLVTLPDGGRYAVAILASRGPDWPKQAFVVERASCVLYRHLSKQPALDCGDALAKAGGPAPVVLEPGAPVPDYDCE; encoded by the coding sequence ATGCGGAAGGTGCTGCTCGCGGCGGGGCTGCTGGCGATGGGCGGTTGCGCGACGGCGCCGGAAGCGGGAGCGCCTCGGGAGACCCTGCGGACGGTGGTGGAGTCGCTGGGGCAGGAGGCCGCGCGGCTGTCGCCCGGGACGGACCTGGCGCTGGCGGTGACGGACCTGCGCACGGGGGAGTCCGCGAGCTTCGCGGGCGCCACGCCCCACATCTCCGCCAGCTCCGCGAAGGTGTTCTGGGTGGCGGCGGCCCTGAGGCAGCATGACGTGGAGACGGTCGCGCCGCTTGCGGAGAAGGTGTTCCGGACGTCGGACAACGAGGCGTCCGGAGAGGTCATCGACCGGGTGGGCGGGCCGGATGCCATCAATGTCTATCTCCAGGGCCTGGGGCTTCGGAACACGGCGCTGACGAAGTGGAACTACGGCAAGCCCCGGTGGGCGACGAACTCCCCGCGCGTGATGCAGAACGACAACTACTTCTGCGCGGAGGACATGGTGTCGTTCCTCGCGCGGCTGGACCGGCGGGAGCTGTTGACGCCGAAGCCCACGGCGCGGCTGCTGGGCTGGATGGAGCTGACACCCCGCGAGGGCTGCGGCGGCTGGCTGGGAACGCGCCTGCCCGCGAGCGCCCGCGCGTCGCTCCAGCACAAGGGCGGGTGGCTGCCGCCGGGGTGCTGCTCGGATGACGCGCGCTACAACGTGCTCAATGAGGTGGGGCTGGTGACGCTGCCGGACGGCGGCCGGTACGCGGTGGCCATCCTGGCCTCGCGCGGGCCGGACTGGCCGAAGCAGGCGTTCGTCGTGGAGCGCGCGTCGTGCGTCCTCTACCGGCACCTGTCGAAGCAGCCGGCGCTGGACTGTGGGGACGCGTTGGCGAAGGCGGGAGGCCCCGCGCCGGTGGTGCTGGAACCAGGGGCGCCCGTGCCGGACTACGACTGCGAATGA
- a CDS encoding NAD(P)H-dependent flavin oxidoreductase — MRNPQTWRGFAERLGVEHPLIQAPMAGGLTPPELVAAVAEAGGLGSLGAAYVSPEDIVQQARAVRARTSRPYAINLFAPVPAVAPEDPGRALAVLERFHAALGLPAPQVPAVVMPDFAKQVEAVLEAAPTVFSFTFGIPPAPVLEAFRSRGILIVGTATNVREGLALEAAGVDAVVAQGSEAGGHRGSFGGSFEAGMVGTMALVPQLVDAVRVPVIASGGIMDGRGIAAARMLGAVGVQLGTAFLRCQESSAAAAHKALLRDARDESSRITRAFSGRPARAIPNELTTTLEEAGVILPFPQQHGATRALRAAASKQNDTRFMALWAGQGVGLSREGPAAELVRTLVAETEAALAAVRG; from the coding sequence ATGAGGAATCCCCAGACCTGGCGCGGGTTCGCGGAGCGGCTCGGCGTGGAGCACCCGCTCATCCAGGCACCGATGGCGGGCGGGCTGACCCCGCCGGAGCTGGTCGCGGCGGTGGCGGAGGCCGGCGGGCTGGGCTCATTGGGCGCCGCCTACGTGTCACCGGAGGACATCGTCCAGCAGGCCCGGGCGGTGCGTGCGCGGACGTCGCGGCCGTACGCCATCAACCTCTTCGCGCCGGTGCCCGCCGTCGCGCCCGAGGACCCGGGACGCGCGCTGGCGGTCCTCGAGCGCTTCCACGCGGCGCTGGGTCTGCCCGCTCCTCAGGTCCCCGCGGTGGTGATGCCGGACTTCGCGAAGCAGGTGGAGGCGGTGCTCGAAGCGGCGCCCACCGTGTTCAGCTTCACGTTCGGCATCCCGCCCGCGCCGGTGCTGGAGGCGTTCCGGTCACGCGGCATCCTCATCGTGGGCACGGCGACGAACGTGCGTGAGGGATTGGCGCTGGAGGCCGCGGGCGTGGACGCGGTGGTCGCGCAGGGCTCGGAGGCCGGAGGGCACCGCGGCTCCTTCGGTGGCTCCTTCGAGGCGGGCATGGTGGGGACGATGGCGCTGGTGCCGCAGCTGGTCGACGCGGTGCGGGTGCCGGTCATCGCCAGCGGCGGCATCATGGATGGGCGCGGCATCGCGGCGGCGCGGATGCTGGGCGCGGTGGGGGTGCAGCTGGGCACGGCGTTCCTGCGGTGCCAGGAGTCCAGCGCTGCGGCGGCGCACAAGGCGCTGCTGCGGGACGCGCGGGACGAGTCGTCGCGCATCACGCGCGCCTTCTCCGGACGGCCCGCCCGCGCGATCCCGAACGAGCTCACGACCACGCTGGAGGAGGCCGGCGTCATCCTGCCGTTCCCCCAGCAGCACGGGGCCACGCGCGCGCTGCGGGCCGCGGCGTCGAAGCAGAACGACACGCGCTTCATGGCCTTGTGGGCGGGGCAGGGCGTGGGGCTGTCGCGGGAGGGGCCGGCGGCGGAGCTGGTGCGGACCCTGGTGGCGGAGACGGAGGCCGCGCTGGCGGCCGTGCGCGGCTGA